The segment ACTGAGATCAAATTGAATTGAGTGTAGCCGGAAGTGCTCTCATCAGCTCATCCAAaggcaaataaacaaacatgtaaataacaATAAGAAGAAAATCTTTAAGAGGAATGTTTTGTGGCATGACAGCCTAAATGAGCCTCTATGTAAGGACATTATTTTAGGTTTAGGGTGTGCATTGCTTATTTAGGATTGTGAGAAATCAACGTCTTTTTATAGTCTGGAAGCTTAAAACCAGACGACGAAGCTGAAAACGCAATATCCTTTGTCTTTGATGTGAGGTAAGCTCGCTTCTATTGTCACCACGGACTTTAGAACAGTTATAAATAGACTTTCAAGCTCATATTCACTGAAGTGGACTAATGATGCAGGGTGATGCAGCATCCCAAACATCCTCACAGTTTCCCTCATCGCCGCTCTTCATGATGTTTCATGTCCAAAGGGCATCTGAACACAGCTTCAGATGTCAGAGCTGCACTCTGATGATGCGGGGAGAGACGTACCTGGCTCGCCCGCAGTTGGAAGTGGGACGGTCTTTAGGGGATCTCAGGAAGAGAGTGGGGAATAAGGTTTTGATCAGGACCAGCTGTCACTTCTGTCCTCAACCATTCTGTCAAAGCCCTGTGCAGTCCTGCAGTGGTGCAAGTATAACAGGCTTTCGGAGAGTTGGGAGAACGCACGGCGTTTTAGTCCcaccatttttattattcctgtcattcattcattcttctcaTCGGAGACACCAACACTAACAATGTTGAGTAATGATAGGAAAAATATGGCATGTGTCCCACCACTAGtcttaaaatgttcatttaatttgagATGATAAAAAGGATGGGTCCTTTGACGCGTCGCTAAAATCTTTTCTGAAACCGGACCAAGTTCTGTTTGTACCTCACTGTCTCTTAGAGCTCTTAGTGTTCCAGTCAGAGGGATCCCAGCGTGGCAATGGGCAGGTTTCGCGGTTTCCAGCTGTTGCTGACAGCTGTGATTTGCCCTTAGCTGATTGGAAGGGTATATATGCAGAGGTTGTTTGCACTTGGTTTGGCTGGATGTGTGGCTGAAGAGGGTCAACAGTTTATGTGGGTTTTTAGCGTGTGTGGTGTGAGTTGAATGCATagtcctttgttgtttttgttgttgttttgtttttagatacCCTTCAGTGACTCCCACTAGTGTTTATTTTGAGTcccattgtgtgtttgtttgtctatcATTTTGATAGAATTTGAGGGTCGCTGTGGGACATTCTCCCAGCCACTGTTTTGAAAATCCACGATCCTTTAAGTTTGGGACGAGCGCAGTTATTGTCCCTGTCATTCAAGttgttgaaacacaaaaacacaacacgaCCGTTACCAGTGGGCGTGAAGTACCACTTGTGTACAGCATGACATCATCTATGGCCTACTGAGCCAAAACCAAGAGCTGAGAAGATCAGAAATATTATCATTAATATAAATATGttgcataagaaaaaaaaaaaaagcaaattttcGTCCATCTTCGAAAGAGTTTTGCCAAAACTGCTGGACGGCCTTGCAGAACTGCATGCATTGACTTGTTTGGGGATAAATGTGTGAAGGATGTCAGGGAAATTGGATATCGGGAGGTAATAGGTGTGAGTGAGCGGTGTCAGGGTGAGGTGGCATTTGTAGCTGAATTTCCAATAGCGTGTCATTAAATACCCAATAATCAGAATTAAACTCACTGAAGGGAGAAATTCATGGGGGAGATATAATAgaacatgctgctgcttcatgcTCATCGAtgattatattaaaaaatattatatgGCTTTTTGTAGCTGCGTTGAGCAGCGCAATGGCAAttttttcagcttctctgcTTGCCAACATGCAAGAGACTAACAGGGGAGAATATTTagtgtttaaaacaaaacaattttaccTTCAGTAGGTCTCTACTGGGGGGAGCACAGGGGCCTGGTGGTTAGCgccggccctgtgatggactggggacctgcccagggtgtaccccgccctcgcccaggGTGAGCTGGCTCCAGCTcaccccgtgacccggaaacggataagtgatagaagatgaatgaatgaatgactgaatgaatgaatgaatgggcctatatttatacatatttatctCTGGCTCTGGTTAAATCAAACTCTCCATGATTATTTGAGCTTGAGCTGATCACCGAGGATGTCGGCGTActcttggtttttgttttcctctgaaaaGCACCTTAACCATTGCCTCCCACTCCATAAAAGACCCTTCCAGGCTCTTTTGCCCTGGCCCTCAGGCTTGTTTTTGTGCGTGCCAAGCACGTACGCATCCACTTGTTGAGAGGAGGGTGAGGAATGACTcttcgtttttatttttccctccactTCCCAGTAAACCACTATCTTTGTTCGCCGTGCTGCTCTAATCACACACATGTCACTCAGGGTGTAATAGTAGGATTATTCATTGCTTCTTCACTGATATTTGCCGTCGGACTGTGAGCAACATTGCTCCTCGTTTttctttctgacatttaaaaagtgaGTAGTTCGTTTATTGACAAAAACGTCACGTCTTAACGGATTTCCCGAAAACACAGTTAACGTAAAATTGGCGACTGATTCATGTTTGTCGGACAAAAGGCAAAAGATTCTCGTTGCTCCCTGACACATTTCTCTgttacagagacagagatataaataaataaataaataaataaataataaaaaaaatccaacatttcatttattcacacacacaaaattgtagtattgctgttattattttttttttcaggcattATTTACAGGATCACAGTTGTCTGCCCACGTCTCTGGCTCCAAATCCAAAATGTGACTCAGGAACGCATTATGAGTAAACTCCTTTTAGAATAATTGATTGTATTTGACATGACATGGAGGAAGCTTGGCGGATTGATACTCTGCAGCCAAGCCATGATCAATCCAAATGAGAGACATGGGGAGCATTTTATTCCTTTGCCAGAGTATATTAGAAACAACTGAGTTTCTCTGGAGAAACTCTATTCCACCAAAAACAGCTTGGACCTCTTACAATCTGGGAATGTAAATTAGTGTGATCCCTCACCTCATCATGCCTCAAAATATTCCCCATGCATTAGCTTGACAGAGTATAATGAAACACTGAGTTAAACGCCTGGGCATGTTCCAGAGCACTTTTTTGGTGGGCGATTTTGGCAAGAGTTGTGATTATCTGCGAAGATTAGCTCCTTcctcaacaaacacaaaaatttgcTCTGATTTGTTACACTGCATGTTCTGAATGAACAATCAAACTTTCGAGATAACAGAAGACAACACATCATCTGCTTGCTCTGAATTTTGGGTGGGCTGCGCGTGAGGGGAATTTTCAATCCAAATTATTGTATGTGTCCTTTATACATTCACTTGGTGTGCGTCTGCTATActtgtgtaaatattttaaaggcAAGTGCTGAATTTGCGcgattgctttttttttttccttttcaaatatATTACAGTAATGAGACTGCACGCAGATGTTTTCAAGGAATACGTCAACTATGTTCTGAGCAGAGAAGAATCACGATTCTTCTGCCGTTTGCAGTATATCTCTTAATGCAGGAAGACAGCAGCACGCCTCTCATGTTAAAGGTGGTTAGGGATTTTGAAGCACCTGCACCTTTGTGCTTCTGTTTGCCACGTTAACGCCGCGGACGTGTGCTGGAAAACAAGAAAGTAACTGTAAATGTGCTATTTTCTCGGTCTAAGGGTAGTAAACAGCAGATGGTTTTCTGGGCTTCTTTAGCACGATGGATTTTATTTGCCTACCCACCTGAATGACCTGTGTTGAGTTGAGCAGCTGAtgctgagagggaaaaaaaagaagaagcaaaagtTAACTTGTTTACTCCGGTTGCACTAGATTGCATGGGGAGTCATTTGCCCTTAAGATTAAGCGttaagattaaaatgtttttgttttttttttttcatcctgccTCGCTATCCCACTGACATTTTAGATGTACATGATCCATAACTAAGTCCCGCAATAACAAAGCGTTTGCCTCGTGcgcttttgctttgttttataaataaatgtatgatgATTAGCATCAAGCCCAATGGATGCAATAGCTTGTTACGCCAACCTCAAAAAGGTAACCTTGAGCGTTGTACATCTGTGCCGTCAATTGGACATGCTCCAAAGATGCACAACATATTACCAGTGTGATGCTGCAGCTCATGTCCATACAGTAGGACATTATTGGTTGTTTCAAGGTGAtgtgctgtggtgtgtgtgcgtgtgtgtgtgtgtgtgtgtttatatatttatatcatgaCCATGCCCGGTGATGTCGCACCCTCAGACCACCTACTGTACTTTGGAGTTAAGTTGCAAACAGAGTACAAGTCCTTGAAAGGTTGCAAAAATCTTTAGCCTTTCATTACTATAAGGGGAGAAAGtgatggaaaataatgaaaacgaATACTCTTTTTAGACACAATACTATCGGAAGATATGTTTAATATCCCATTACAGGACCAGAAGTAACCACAGGTCTATGCTGCCAGGAGACAAACATAATCCAGAGGGAAATTACCCATCAGGAAGGCAATACTGTTACTGAGATGCAATTACCAGGCCACTTGTGAGACTTCCAGCCCAGAATCCATGGGTGCATGTGAGGGTGGTCGATATGTGCATAACAGCTCTTATGTTTTGCAGAGCAAATTGGATTCTTTGCAGGAGAACAGTTAATTTAGAATATGTCCAAGATGCAAATGATTGATGTGGCCATATCGTAACAACTGTAGGTTTGTGCTGCAGGGAGGcctaatggggggggggggggcgggggggtaatatgtatatatgtatatatatatatattgcagggaaaagcatttatgttaaaattatggggatttattttcttcttcttctttttgcaacCAACTCCTTTTCCACAAAGAATAATTAGGATTTTGGTTGTCTGTTTCATACATTGATTTCTAAGGAGACATTTCTCAATTTTAATTTGGAGGAAAAAACGCAGTCTGCCTGCTTGGACTCCGTCTGTCCTTACATTTTACTGTGGAGCGTCTAAGCTCATATTCATTTgtagcttaaaaaaacaacaacaacaacaacaaaaaaaaaaaacccaaaacaaaacaaagcaaaaaaaaataaaaaacagtggGTCTCACAGAGGATTTAATGTCCCAATTTAGCACTGAATCGCATAGcctacaaacaaagaaaacagcacgGATTGGAATTAACATCAGTGTAAACATTTGATAAGGATTTGCTTGAGGCAAATGCTATGCTTTATTATAGCTACAAAAATAGACACTGTACAAACAAGACTAGTTCCTGTGCATACGATGTACTTGTTTGGGCGCCGTCGTATCCTTCAACTCATTCTCACAGACCGAGGTGAGCATAATATTTGCGGCTCCGGTAGCTTCCTGATATCCACCAGATAAATCTCTCAAGTTGTTGACATTTCTATTGTACTACAAATTATCACCTTGAACGTGATAATGAATCACTTCTACCTTCATTTGAGCGGCCCCTCTGACTTTAAAAGTagcagagaaaggaggaaagtgCTCCCTACGTCcaatgagggggggggggggggcattcgAAATAAGACTGCCTGCACAGAGTGTGAGTCTGGCATGCATAATAAATGTATGACAAAACAATACCCCAGGCACCCCAGTATTAATGATATGCAGTGAACTCATTATTAAAGTTCCAAAACAGCTCCTGGAGTAACACAGATGGAGTCAATTAAGCAATGAGCATACTTGCTTGCCTGTCgtttcatcttctttcttttatctCTTGCATATTACTCCATGGATGTAATTAGCTGTATGTTTCTCCTCACAACATAATGTCCAGTGATAATAACTGTTATTTTCACTTGTAATTTCAAACAATGAAGCGCTGAATAAATGTACCAAATTTGCTTGCACTGCAAGAGGTGCTCAGGATAATACTGAACTaagctggcttttttttttttcttcttcttcttcttcttcttcttcttctgctgttccCAGAGACCTGATGCCATCGACGCTGGAGGGCCAGATCACCATGGAGAAGACGCCTAGCTACTTCGTGACTAACCATGCCCCAAAGCGCATCCACTCCATGGCCAGAGACATCAAGCTTATTATTGTGGTGCGGAATCCCGTCACTAGAGCCATTTCAGACTACACGCAGACTTTGTCCAAGAAACCAGAGATTCCCACCTTTGAGGTTCTGGCTTTTAAGAACCGGACGCTGGGTCTCATAGACGCCTCATGGAGTGCGCTGCGTATAGGAATATATGCGCTCCATTTGGAGAGCTGGATGCAGTACTTCCCTCTCTCCCAAATGCACTTTGTCAGCGGAGAGAGGCTCATCGTGGATCCCGCAGGAGAGATGGCCAAAGTGCAGGACTTCTTGGGACTGAAGCGGATCGTCACAGACAAACACTTTTACTTCAATAAAACTAAAGGATTCCCATGTCTGAAGAAGCCGGAGGACAGCAGCACGCCCAGATGCCTCGGCAAGTCCAAAGGGAGAACTCACCCCAAAATAGATACGGATGTGATTCGACGGCTGCACAAGTTCTACAAGCCCTTTAACATGATGTTCTACCAAATGACCGGCCAGAACTTTGAGTGGGAGCTGGAGGACGACAGTGAATCTCGCAGCTCTCAGGACTCGTAGACTGCGGGATGGCATGGCGCAGCCACACCACCAGCCTTCTCACTCAAACTACTATTGTCCCGCTTCGTCCCCAGAGACAGTCCTTGAGCACGCCAATCAGTCATGGCTGTCTTTGCAGTGTCTGTATCCATTAGCAAGTTTACTGACATGCTTTTTCCTCTCCCTACAGTACTAATGTTGTTGACGATGGCAAATCATTATTGTATATactaaacataaaatatatttatatttgtgaaaAGGAGATGATTTATTcctttctttggttttgtttctaaAGCATAGAGTTGATCTAAAAATCATGTTAACTATGGCAATGCATGCGATGAGTTAAGTGTCCTTACCTCATGAGCCCGAAGGGTAAACTCTGcctgtttttcctccctttaCTTTCCTGCAGTTTCTTGCCCTCACACCCACTCACCAGCATTCAGTACAAAAGGATATTCTATTTCAATGGCTGAGGCCACGAGAagctctgtattttatttattttgttttattttcatttgttttgcactgtcctgctgctttggacgagagagaaaagagaaaggttTTAGACATATTATTCAATAATTCTATGACACGttctcatcttttttatttgtccgTATTCAGAATggaattctttttctttttttttttttacccagtgTAAGTTTAACCAAAGTGTTAATTTGCTCAGTTTCACTGTGCTGGTCGCTCTGCGCTCATTATTTGAACACATATTCAGTAAGAGAGCTGAAGTACAGTGGCCATCATTTAATAATTGGATTGTTTCACTGCGTAGTTGAACATCAGCATACTGATGACCGTGCATTCAGATGTGACGCAGTATCGGTGGGATTCGGCATAATTTGACAAGGGGATCCATGTACCAGAAACGCCAAGGGTCGCTGTGcgtccagaaaaaaaaaaaaaaaaaaaaaaaaagatcctgtTGCCAAAATGCACCCAAAATATCATTTAACTCTTACAGTCCTTGACTGTTTTCCTTGTGACCCTCCTCTTGTCTGAGTAAATacgtgttaaaaaaaaaaaaaaaaaaaaaaaaaaaagagggtgaAGAACAACAGCTGAGGACTGACCAGAGGTTTGTTCACAAACATCTGCTGCAATGCGGTCTTCTGTCATTAGAGATTAATGGCGTGTTAAATAAACCGCTGCTGCTGGAACATTGTCAATGTCAAGGAGAATCTGCTGtcacggaaaaaaaaaaaaaaaaaaaaaacacaactacatACATGCCCAGGTAAACGACCAAGCCATGACTGTTTGTACTTAACTTGAATGAGATGATGTCTGCCTGAGTTGTGCAACGAAACACTTGCGATCAGCGGGACTAACTGGACAGCTGCTTGTGGTGGAAAATAACagggtttttttgggtttttttttttttttttgggggggggggggtgtttggcTGTGAAATGCTCCTTTTTCTTGTGCAACACAAAATAAGAACGTGACCCCtcatctttgctttgtttttgctaGTTTTTTGCATAACTCGCTGTGCATCTGTTTGTTGTCTCTGGACTTCTCATCAATTGAGACAATCAATACAGTCAATGAGTCAATAAATACAGTCTGCTACACATCACTGGTTGCTACAGCTATGATGCATTGCTCTGTTAATCCTTCCTGTTCTCTGGCCACGGATGGCTGGATTGGTTCACTCTCTGCAGACCTCTCCGTCACCCCGGGGAGGCCGACACCAGCAGCTACTTACACAGAGCAATTGATTCAATCAAAGTAAGCACTATACTGCCCTTTGTAGCACCAAGCCTCAACACTTACCTCAGAGTCTCACCATCCCAGAGCCACAGCTTCCACTttcaggcttttctgtgcagccaTCCCTTGGTGTTTTTCCGACAATCTCTATGTCTGCACTTTTACCCGCTCTCCCTCTACACGCATACAGTACGTCGTTCTCCGAGCCGACGCGGCGTGACGGGGAGGCTGTTGCACCAAAGTCTGGTTGAACCATAAGCAAAACATGCGAATCGTGCACTTCAGAAAAACACCTCCATGATTATTACGTATTCCTAATTTTCCCTGAGCTTTAGAACATGCATAATCCGCCCCTGTGAACCAGACAGACCTCCCAACTCTGCAGATGCAAGAAAGAGAATCCACAGAAGCCAACCTACACTACAATGTTATTACAACAGATGAAAACCCAATTTCCCCTCCATGAATATGCACTTTTGCTGTCATTTGCATTTCCAGGATCACATGCATGAGGGAAGATAGAACTTGGATCCCACCTCTCATCAACATAGATacattcaccttttttttttttttttatttctttttagcCTACTTGATTGTTTTAGGTTCGGGCGGAGTACCATAATTGCTCCTGCAAGTGTTACGACACATGAAAGACACGCTAAGCTGTCCTTGGTGGGTTCCTCGCAACGGGAAGTCACATTGTGTTCTGTGGCTGCAGCAATGACAACAAGACGACAAACGACCGTGGGCTGCTCATCAAACTGTTGCTGCTTTAAATGCCATTCTTTGAAAATCCAGCAAATTCATGGTcaagctgaaaaaaaatgttgctacCTGGAAGTGTTTTGCTTCGTTCTGTGTTTATGCTTGATGGACTGTAATTTGTGTTAGAAATATACTTGAAagaatgtttttcacttttctgttaTGAGCTATACGCTCATTAAGGGAAATAATGAGAtgttacagcaaaaaaaaagcacagtgtGAATAGTTTCGCTCTGAAAGTATGAATGTTTGCACAAAACCTTAAGAGGTCCATCACCGCCAACTAATtgctttttcacttcatttgagTGAATGTTTAACAGCTGTGTAAAGACTGAACAACCAACTTTGCACTACTCCACTCTAAATTAGTCTGCAGACCCCAAATATCTCCATTTTTATGTGCACTGACGTGCAAATTCCTCCAACAAAACCTTTTCAAATCTGTAAAATAACGTGTTGACATACAGCAACGGCTGTGAATAACTGGGaaaacaaacatccacaaaATGCAATAAGCTGAAAATGAGATGCCACTGTACACTCTCTCTATGCACTCGTCTATTTTCATCCataataaaatcattcatttatctaCATTGTAATTGGATCTGCATGGAAATGTTCCCAAGGTGGCTCGGTCATTGAATTTAGCAGCTACCCATGAACCAGAATCTTCTTGATCACTAAATTAGGGATTAGCACAATCTACTCTTCTCTTGGCGTCATCTTTTTTTAACCCGATTTTTCAATATCCTTGTCTTCAGGTGTGAGGATGAAGTAGCGAGAGAGAGGTCGGAGAAGGACAACGTTTCTAATAGTTGCCAAGGCAAAACCGCACGTTGACGATGGAACACATTGAGATTCgcaaaccaaacacaaatgtggactctctctgttctcctcgTAATTTCAGCAGAATTCTGTAAAAAGTGCCGCCCAGCTATGTGGAATAGGTAACATCATTTGAGAAGATGAAAAATGGCTTCTGCTCTCTACCAATCAACACAGATCCTCCCATCTTTCCAAATCCAAGCCGTTAACACATTTAGAATTTCAGGAGTCAGGATCTTCCTCTTCAACCAGAAATACCAGTCGAGTCATTAATAATAGCGAACTACAGTAAGTATTTAGTATTTGaactacctttttttttttaaaccctccTTGTGTTCTTTACCATTAAAttagttgttgttgtcttttttcatgTTCTCTTAATTAATGGCATGCAGAGTGATCATTGTAGGTATTGTGGGATGTTTGAAAGCTTGTTTGTGCAAAGATGATTTCAAAAGCAGCCCCAAAAAATGTCACTCAGCATCAACGCACACAGCTATCATCTAATCACCAATTAAACTGTAATCACCGAAAGATAAACATGTTGATAATGTAGACCAATAAATTTGGCATACATAATTAATGTATGTTTAATGAAATCGGCAGAAAATCACATTGGCTCCTAAAACTGTGCTATAATAATGCACAATAATCCAGTTGCAACTGAATTATATTAACCCAGTagctcccccctcccctcccccgcTATCCCCTCCTTTATTAATACATATAATAACAAcaactgctctctctctctctctctctctcagtctatctcacacaaacacagatgcacagaaGCTGGTTCTTCAGTcttaatcttttcttttttcttttttcagttgatGTGAATTAGCCATTAAGACAATTTTCATGCATGGCTGGTTTAAGCTCGccgtttttttcctccttaagGACGCGGGGCACAACTGGTTTCCATTTTGAGTCAAGACAGTAGTCACCAGAGGTGTAAGTCGCCCACGTGCAAGTCACGTGCGAGTCTGCAGTCTTAACCTTCGAAGGCTTCAAGCGGGTCCAAAGTTACTGTGGGGAGAACTCAGTCATGCGAGTCAAGTCTCTGCTGTAAGTGATGCAAGACAGGTGAAGTCCGTGCTCGGGTCGAGAGCATTCGATTCAGCCTTATTAACATTATGTTTAGTTAGTCTTTGACCAGCCAGGAAGTTGGCTAGtacatttctctgtctttgtttttgttttttttttgttggttatCATAATGATGGATGGAGTTGGCGATGCCCAAGTCACTGCTCATTTTTACTGTTCTCTTCTTCATTAACAAAATGATTCTTGAATCCAAATTTCATTACTTTTGGATGTGCTGCCTCGGGCGTTGGCCTTTTGCTGATTTGTTTTGTCCTAAATGATGACTGGGCTTGTGCACACTACGCACGGAATCACCCAGTCATGGTTCAAAAATACAACCTTGCCTCTTAACATCTAGAGAAATAAGttcatatttaacaaaaataaagagtcATATCCTTTGGACTTATCTGTATGTGTACATAAAGTGGTAGTTTCACAAGTATAGTCATGGATATTGAAACattgtggctgtttttgtttcacagctTCCTCAGACAACATGATGGTAACTTGGCAGTTTGATGTTCTTCAGGTGGTATGATCACCAAAAAAGGAGAGTTCAACACTCATgaagaaaatgcatttcttgATTTGATGATTGTCATCGTTTTTCATGCAAGCCAAGCAAGTCAAGTATGAAGTTCAGCCAATCTTCTGAATAACTTTGTATCGACAGCCTagaaagcaggagaaaaaaggaataaatctAAATACTGCTTTCGGTCTGTGGGGAAAAAGGAACATTTCTACTTCTTCAGTCACTTGGTGCTTCGCTCCGATCCCCCGGGGCCCATGACCTGCAGGTATGTGATCCTACCAGGCAGTTAACAAGCCACACCTGGTGTATAATCCACTTGGCACCAAATGCAGCACATTAAATATCAAGGAGGATCAAAAGGAGGATGAAAAACCTGGGGGGGGACACCAGCCCTGGAGGAACAGAATTCAATAGTCTCGGCTTGAGGCCAAACCAGCGGCTCGTCAGGAAGCTCAGCGCTCCACCCGCAGGAGAGAACCTCTAAGGTGGTCCTCTGTCCCCTTCAACAGAGGCCCTTTTGTACGACACGAGGCGATTGACTTACAAGATCAAGAGACAATAGAAAGGCACGGCAGAAACAGAATCCCTGGTGTGCGCTGTCTGCTGGTTTTCACGTTCAATGTGAAGTTTTCTGGGACATTCAAATAGGTTTCGAATTCAAAGAGCTactatattttccaaaaataatattatatGTGGCAAAAGGCCTCATTCGAattgcattatttttaatttggccatttacttttcttttcttttcttttttttttttgatcctTATAATGACGAACCCTCAGCAGGCAGTTTGAACAGGCCTGAGGCGCACACACGTCATGGTTGGTTCCAGTCAGATTCTCATCCAAAAAGCCGAGCATCAGCGTTAATGAGGAGACTTCAGCGCTGGCTGAACGCCATCGACGTATTTATGAGCTGCGGTGTTGGGAAATCCTGTCcagcagacaaacaagcaaacatcaCAGTCATGCAACAGTCAGTTTTGAAGCAACCgggtttaaaaacaaaccagatgTGATGTTAAAAGCGTCAGCATCGTAAATGATTGTTGGAATTTTACTGACGGGGCGGGGCGCATCAGCAGCTCCGGCCTGTGAGGAAGAAATTGGGA is part of the Echeneis naucrates chromosome 8, fEcheNa1.1, whole genome shotgun sequence genome and harbors:
- the hs3st4 gene encoding heparan sulfate glucosamine 3-O-sulfotransferase 4, which gives rise to MAFWSSTSVFTSKVPRKILFMFTLSLSVTYLFYSLMSCYNSLQFPLQENYAYQGRLVTEETTFVTLREKLYSASQGFTEFTEAEGTTAVSAVKDHAEAEQRTVEWIRTQASPTKPAAAAAAADRRRHTTALEREHAEFSTTDSDLRVNCTSDYGEKKLPQAIIIGVKKGGTRALLEALRVHPDVRAVGNEPHFFDRNYEKGLDWYRDLMPSTLEGQITMEKTPSYFVTNHAPKRIHSMARDIKLIIVVRNPVTRAISDYTQTLSKKPEIPTFEVLAFKNRTLGLIDASWSALRIGIYALHLESWMQYFPLSQMHFVSGERLIVDPAGEMAKVQDFLGLKRIVTDKHFYFNKTKGFPCLKKPEDSSTPRCLGKSKGRTHPKIDTDVIRRLHKFYKPFNMMFYQMTGQNFEWELEDDSESRSSQDS